GCCCCACCTCAGCTTCGGCCTGCGGATCCCGGCCCAGAAGATCGGCAGCTACGACACCGAGCTGGTGAAGGAGTTCTTCGTGGCGGTGGTGAACAATTCCGGCCTCACCCTCCACATCCGCCAGCTCGAGGGGGCCAATTCCCACCACATCGTGGAGGCCTGCTTCAAGGCCTTCGCCCGGGCCCTGCGCCTGGCCACCGAGATCGATCCGCGCCGCGCCGGCGCCGTGCCCAGCAGCAAGGGGGTGCTGGAGCAAGCCGGCGCCTGAGGGCGTCCCTGCTGCTCAGCGGATCGGCTGCCGCGCCCAGAGGAACAGGCCCAGCCGCTCGGCATCGGCCATGGTGCGCTCGGCATCGAGCAGCAGGGCGCCGCGGGCCTCCCAGGCGATGCCGCTCAGGCCCGCTGCCGCGGCCTTGGCCACCGTGGTGGGACCGATGGCCGGAAGGTCCATGCGGCGATCCTGCTGCAGCTTCGGCGCCTTGTAGAGCACGCCGGAACGAGGGGCCTCGGGGCCCAGGGCCCGGCTGCTGGCCACCCAGTCGAGCATGGCATCGGTGCCGGGCAGCGCCTCGGTGGCGAGGCACAGGCCGCCGGCCACCACCGCCCCCTGCCCCACATCCACCATCGAGATGGCTTCCACGATGTGGGCCGCCCGCTCCACATCGGCGCGGTCGGCCTCACTCGGCAGGCGGCTGGCGTAGAGGCCGGGTTCAGGCAGCAGGTTCGGGGCCACCTCCTCCACACCCACCACCTCCAGGCCCAGTTCCTCGATGATCTCGGCCAGGGCCCGCAGGGAGGCGTCATCACCCTTGCGCAGGGAGGCGAGGATGCGCGGGGCGGCCATCAGGGTGCTCCCCTCGAAGCGCATGATGTTGAGGGCGCGGGGGCGGTGGAACTTGCCCACCATCACCACCTGCCGGATGCCCCGCTGCTCGAGGGACCGGAAAAAGGAGATCGAGCGCTCGAAGTAGAACTCCTCGGCGTCGTCGATCTCCACCTCCAGCCCATGGGGACGGCAGACGAGATGCGGACGCCCCGATGCCGTGAGTGCCTGTGAAAGCATCCTGGGCAACACGCCGGCACCGGCAATGATCGCGAGGGTCGGGTCACCCATCTAGGCCGGCTGTCACATCCCAGTCATGGTTTGCGCAGTCAACTGCCCGCAGGCCGGGGCTGACCGCCTGGAGTGGACACGTCCTCGGTCGTCATCGGCCCTCCCGCAAGGCCGCCAGGAGCTGCTCCGGACTGAGGCGCCGGTCCGCTCCGTCCCCGCGCAGCTCCCGCAGGATCACCACCCCGGCGGCCGCCTCCTCGTCGCCGATCACGGCCGCGTGGGGCGCCCCCGAGCGGTCGGCCCGCCTGAACTGCTTGCTGAAGGCCGCGCCGCTGGGATCGATCTCCACCACCAGCCCCGCCTGGCGGCAGAGCCGGGCCAGGGGCAGGGCCAGGGCTTCGGCCTGCACGCCGCGGCTCACCACGTAGAGATCCGGGGGCGCCACGGAGGCCGAGGCAGCCTCGGCCGAGCGCTGCAGCAGCAGCACCAGCCGCTCCATCCCCATCGCCCAGCCGATCGCCGGCGTGGGAGCGCCGCCCAGCTGCTGCACCAGGCCGTCGTAACGGCCGCCGCCGCACACCGTGGCCTGGGCACCGAGCTGGGAGCTGGTGATCTCGAAGGCGGTGTGGCTGTAGTAATCGAGGCCGCGCACCAGGCGCGGATTGAGCGTGAAGGGGATGCCGAGCGCTTCGAGCCCCTGGCGCACTTGGGAGAAGCGCTCATGGCTCTCGCCGCTGAGGGCGTCGGCAAGGCTGGGGGCCCCCTCCAGCAGCTCCTGGGTGGCCGGGTGCTTGGAATCGAGCACCCGCAGGGGATTGGTGCTGATCCGCTGCTGGGAGTCGGCATCGAGCTGATCGCGGTGGGCCTCCAGCCAGGCCACCAGCTCAGCGCGATAACGGGCCCGGTCGTCCGGGCTGCCGAGGGTGTTGAGCTCCAGCGCCAGGCCGCCCACGCCCAAGTCGGCCAGCAGGTCCCAGGCGATGGCGATCGCCTCCACGTCGCTGCGGGGATCGGCGAAACCCAGCAGCTCCAGGCCGATCTGGTGGAACTGCCGCTGCCGGCCCGCCTGGGGCCGCTCGTAGCGGAACATCGGCCCGCCATACCAGAGCCGCTGCGGCCCCTGGCTCAGCAGGCCGTGCTGGATGGCGGCCCGCACCACCGAGGCCGTGCCCTCGGGCCGCAGGGTGCAGCTGCGCTCACCGCGATCGAGGAAGGTGTACATCTCCTTGCCCACCACGTCGGTGGCCTCACCGATGCCGCGGGCGAACAGCTCGGTGACCTCCAGCAGCGGCGTGCGGATCTCCCGGATCGCCGCCCGGCGGAAATGGGCCGCCGCCGTGGCCTCCACGTGCTGCCACAGGGGGGTGTGCTCCGGCAGCAGGTCGACCATGCCACGCAGGCTCTGGAGCGGTTGCACGGATCAGCGCCACACAGGGCTTCCCAGTGTGCCGGGCGAAGCAGGGATCAGACCGCGCCGTTGGAGGCCCAGTCGCTCAGGTACCAGTGCGCGAACCGCTCCACGCCCTGCTCCAGCGGCGTGAACGGCCGGAATCCCACCCAGGCCTCCAGCAAAGAGGTGTCGGCGGCGGTGGCCTCCACATCCCCGGGCTGCATGGGAAGCAACACCTTGATGGCCGGCCGGCCGAGGGCCTGCTCCAGCAGGGCGATGAAGCAGAGCAGCTCCACCGGCTGGCTGTTGCCGATGTTGAAGACGCGGTGCGGCGCCCAGCTGGTGGCCGGGTCCGGGTGCATGGCCTCGAAGCCGGGGTCGGGAGTGGCCGGCTTGTCCAGGCAGCGGATCACCCCCTCCACCACGTCGTCGATGTAGGTGAAATCGCGGCGCATGCGGCCGTGGTTGAACACCTGGATCGGTTCGCCGGCCAGGATCGCGCGGGCGAACAGCATCGGCGCCATGTCGGGGCGGCCCCAGGGGCCATACACGGTGAAGAAGCGCAGCCCGGTGGCCGGCAGCCCGTAGAGATGGCTGTAGCTGTGGGCCATCAGCTCGTTGGCCTTCTTGGTGGCGGCGTAGAGGCTCACCGGATGGTTCACCGCCTGGGCCTCGCTGAACGGCAGGTTGGTGTTCCCGCCGTACACCGAGCTGCTGGAGGCATACACCAGATGCTCCACGCCATGGTGCCGGCAGGCTTCGAGCACATGGCCGAAACCGAGCAGGTTGCTGCTCAGGTAGGCCGCAGGGTTCTCGATCGAGTGGCGCACCCCGGCCTGGGCGGCCAAGTGCACCACGCGGTTGGGGCGTTCGGCCTGGAAGAGGGCCTCGATCGCCGCGGCATCCTCCAGCGCCTGGGGAACGAAGCCCCACTGCTGCGGGGCGGCGAGGGTCGCGAGCCGGGCAAGGCGAGCCCGCTTGAGGGCCGGGTCGTAGTAGGCGTTGAGGTTGTCGAAGCCCAGCACCCGTTCGCCTCGGGCCAGCAGGCGTTCGCAGACGGCCGCCCCGATGAAGCCCGCGGCCCCCGTCACCAGCACGGGCGGGCTCAAGGACCCGGGCTCCCGGTTCGAAACCAGGCGATGGTGGCATCGAGGCCCTGCTCCAGCGGAATGGTGGGGTCCCAGCCCAGCTCCCGGCGGGCCAGGGCGATCTCCGGTTGACGCTGAAGCGGATCGTCCTGGGGCAGGGGTTGCAGCACCAGGGGCAGCGCCGGGTTGATCCGCTCACGCACGAGCTCGGCCAACTGGCGGATGGTGAATTCCCCCGGGTTGCCGAGGTTCATCGGGCCTGGATGGCGGCCGTTCATCAGACGGATCAGCCCCTCCACCAGATCCTCCACATAACAAAAGGAGCGCGTCTGGGAGCCATCGCCGTAGAGGGTGAGGGGCTCACCCCGCAGGGCCTGCACGATGAAGTTGCTCACCACCCGGCCGTCGTCGGGCAGCATGCGCGGCCCGTAGGTGTTGAAGATGCGCGCCACCCGCACCTCGGTGCCGTGCATGCGCCGGTAGTCGAAGCAGAGGGTCTCGGCGATGCGCTTGCCCTCGTCGTAACAGCTGCGCGGACCGATGGTGTTCACGGAGCCGCGGTACTCCTCCGGCTGGGGATGCACCTCCGGATCGCCGTACACCTCACTGGTGCTGGCGAGCAGCAGCCTGGCACCCACGCGCCGGGCCAGGCCGAGCATGTTGTAGGTGCCGAGAAAGCTGGTCTTGGCGGTCTTGATCGGGTTGTGCTGGTAGTGCACCGGCGAGGCGGGACAGGCCAGATGCCAGATGCGGTCCACCTCGAGCTGGACCGGCTCGGTCACGTCGTGGCGGATCAGCTCGAAACGGGGATGACCGATCCAGCGGGCGATGTTGCTCTTGCGACCGGTGAAGTAGTTGTCGAGGCAGAGCACCTCCTCACCGGCCTCCATCAGGCGGTCCACCAGATGGGAGCCGAGGAAACCGGCTCCCCCGGTGACCAGATTGCGAAGCAGGGAGGCCGGCAACGCCCTAGCCCTGCCCCACGCGCCAGACGCTGAGCCCGGCCGCCCGTGCCGCGGCCTCATCGGCGCTGCCACGGGCGTCGAACAGCCAGGCCGGCTGACGCATCACCGCCACCACAGCCGACCAGTCGATCGCGCCGAACTGCTCCCACTCCGTCACCAGCACCAGAGCATCGGCCCCCTGCGCGGCCTGCTCCACCGAGGGCGCGAGCTGCCAGCTGCCCTCCCCCTGGCCGGCCGGCTGGCCCAGATCGCGCTGAATCTGCTGCTCACGCACCTTGGGGTCCACGATCTGGAGCAGGGCCCCTTCTTCCAGCAGATCGCGGCAGATGCGGATCGCGGGCGACTCGCGCGTGTCGTTGGTGTCGGCCTTGAAGGCGAAGCCCAGGATGGCGAGCCGCTTCCCGGTCACCGTGCCGAACAGCCGGGTCACCACCAGGCGAGCGATCCGATGCTGCTGCCAGGTGTTGAGCGCCACCACCTGCTCCCAGTAGGCCGCCACCTCCTCGAGGCCGTAGTGGCGGCAGAGGTACACCAGGTTGAGGATGTCCTTCTGGAAGCAACTGCCTCCGAAGCCCGGTCCGGCCTTGAGGAACTTCGACCCGATGCGGCTGTCGGCCCCGATGGCGCGGGCCACCTCCTGCACATCGGCCCCTGTGACCTCACAGAAGGCGGCGATGCCGTTGATCGAACTGATCCGCTGCGCCAGAAAGGCATTGGCGGTGAGCTTGCTGAGCTCACTGCTCCAGAGGTTGGTGCGCAGGATCCGGTCCTGCGGCACCCAGTGGGCGTAGATGGCGGCGAGCACATCGATGGCGTCGGGATCATCGCCACCGATGAGCACCCGGTCGGGATCCTCGAGGTCGCGGATGGCCGTGCCCTCCGCCAGGAATTCGGGATTGGAGAGCACCGAAAAGGTCTTGCCGGCCACCCCGGAGCCAAGAATCGCCTTCACCGCTTCGGCGGTGCGCACGGGCAGGGTGCTCTTCTCCACCACGATCGTGTGACCGCTGGCGGCCT
This sequence is a window from Cyanobium sp. PCC 7001. Protein-coding genes within it:
- a CDS encoding NAD-dependent epimerase, which codes for MSPPVLVTGAAGFIGAAVCERLLARGERVLGFDNLNAYYDPALKRARLARLATLAAPQQWGFVPQALEDAAAIEALFQAERPNRVVHLAAQAGVRHSIENPAAYLSSNLLGFGHVLEACRHHGVEHLVYASSSSVYGGNTNLPFSEAQAVNHPVSLYAATKKANELMAHSYSHLYGLPATGLRFFTVYGPWGRPDMAPMLFARAILAGEPIQVFNHGRMRRDFTYIDDVVEGVIRCLDKPATPDPGFEAMHPDPATSWAPHRVFNIGNSQPVELLCFIALLEQALGRPAIKVLLPMQPGDVEATAADTSLLEAWVGFRPFTPLEQGVERFAHWYLSDWASNGAV
- a CDS encoding nucleotide sugar dehydrogenase, which produces MAPPLPRRICCIGAGYVGGPTMAVIADRCPDIAVTVVDLNAERIAAWNDPDLGRLPVYEPGLDAVVGRCRGRNLVFSTAVEDAIAAADMVFLSVNTPTKTRGLGAGQASDLKWVEASARTVAKAASGHTIVVEKSTLPVRTAEAVKAILGSGVAGKTFSVLSNPEFLAEGTAIRDLEDPDRVLIGGDDPDAIDVLAAIYAHWVPQDRILRTNLWSSELSKLTANAFLAQRISSINGIAAFCEVTGADVQEVARAIGADSRIGSKFLKAGPGFGGSCFQKDILNLVYLCRHYGLEEVAAYWEQVVALNTWQQHRIARLVVTRLFGTVTGKRLAILGFAFKADTNDTRESPAIRICRDLLEEGALLQIVDPKVREQQIQRDLGQPAGQGEGSWQLAPSVEQAAQGADALVLVTEWEQFGAIDWSAVVAVMRQPAWLFDARGSADEAAARAAGLSVWRVGQG
- a CDS encoding UDP-glucuronic acid decarboxylase family protein; translated protein: MPASLLRNLVTGGAGFLGSHLVDRLMEAGEEVLCLDNYFTGRKSNIARWIGHPRFELIRHDVTEPVQLEVDRIWHLACPASPVHYQHNPIKTAKTSFLGTYNMLGLARRVGARLLLASTSEVYGDPEVHPQPEEYRGSVNTIGPRSCYDEGKRIAETLCFDYRRMHGTEVRVARIFNTYGPRMLPDDGRVVSNFIVQALRGEPLTLYGDGSQTRSFCYVEDLVEGLIRLMNGRHPGPMNLGNPGEFTIRQLAELVRERINPALPLVLQPLPQDDPLQRQPEIALARRELGWDPTIPLEQGLDATIAWFRTGSPGP
- a CDS encoding LpxI family protein — translated: MGDPTLAIIAGAGVLPRMLSQALTASGRPHLVCRPHGLEVEIDDAEEFYFERSISFFRSLEQRGIRQVVMVGKFHRPRALNIMRFEGSTLMAAPRILASLRKGDDASLRALAEIIEELGLEVVGVEEVAPNLLPEPGLYASRLPSEADRADVERAAHIVEAISMVDVGQGAVVAGGLCLATEALPGTDAMLDWVASSRALGPEAPRSGVLYKAPKLQQDRRMDLPAIGPTTVAKAAAAGLSGIAWEARGALLLDAERTMADAERLGLFLWARQPIR
- the hisS gene encoding histidine--tRNA ligase; translated protein: MQPLQSLRGMVDLLPEHTPLWQHVEATAAAHFRRAAIREIRTPLLEVTELFARGIGEATDVVGKEMYTFLDRGERSCTLRPEGTASVVRAAIQHGLLSQGPQRLWYGGPMFRYERPQAGRQRQFHQIGLELLGFADPRSDVEAIAIAWDLLADLGVGGLALELNTLGSPDDRARYRAELVAWLEAHRDQLDADSQQRISTNPLRVLDSKHPATQELLEGAPSLADALSGESHERFSQVRQGLEALGIPFTLNPRLVRGLDYYSHTAFEITSSQLGAQATVCGGGRYDGLVQQLGGAPTPAIGWAMGMERLVLLLQRSAEAASASVAPPDLYVVSRGVQAEALALPLARLCRQAGLVVEIDPSGAAFSKQFRRADRSGAPHAAVIGDEEAAAGVVILRELRGDGADRRLSPEQLLAALREGR